TGTTTTCAATGCTTCTCCAACTTGCTACATATCGTTTTTGAGGATGTCCTTCGCGTAAGTCTTTGATAAATCGTGGGAATGCTTCTTCTCCTGGCCCTAATATAAGTGTGTCGGCGTGTTGTGCCGCTTCATCAGGAATACTTGTAACGTGAAGACCTCCCATAACTACATACACACCTCTTCTTCTATATTCATCAGCAATCTTGTAAGCTCTATAAGCGTTAGTAACGTAAACTTGAATACAAACCAAATCTGGAGTATCATCCAACTTTAGTTTCTCAATGTGTTGATCTTGTATCTCTACATCATCATTATCAGAGAAATAGGCTGCAAGTGTCGCCAGTCCCAAAGGTGGGAAAAGCGAGTATTTGATTGGTCGCCAATAAGGGCTTTCTGCCTCTTGCAACGCTGGTAATATCATTTTTACTCTCATGCTGTCAATTCTTTATTCTTCAAGACACTATGTTATTTTAATGAGACGATTAATTAGGTGAAGCTAATCAGCGCATAGAAAATGAAGTTTAAACTATCGTCCTTAATAAATGTGTTATACAAAAGTCGTTATTACATTTCATATATGCAAACTTTTTTCAAGAAAACTCAATTCGATTAGGCTGTACTTACATTTTCTATTCTAAAACAGATATATTCTATTTCTATCAATAATATTCTTGTTATTGCTGTGTTTTTTCATCGAATAAAAGAAAAAGACAACAAAAAATTTTGAGGTATGAAAATAAAGTACTATCTTTGCACTCGCATTTGAGATAATGCTTGGTAATTCGGTTATAGGCCATCTTGGAAGGATGGGTGAGTGGCTGAAACCAGCAGTTTGCTAAACTGCCGTGCGCATTCGCGTACCGGGGGTTCGAATCCCCCTCCTTCCGCTTTATCTCATAATCTCAAATGTATTTTGGTCGATTCATCTAATGGTTAGGATACAAGATTCTCAATCTTGGCATAGGGGTTCGATTCCCCTATCGACTACCAAACATCCTCTTAGTAAGAAATAATTATTTTGGTCGATTCATCTAACGGTTAGGATACAAGATTCTCAATCTTGGCATAGGGGTTCGATTCCCCTATCGACTACCAACCGAAAGTTCAGCTATTAAGCTGGACTTTTTTATTATATAAGGTTATGTGATTTTGTGGGGAGGTAGAAGGGGGCAGTTCTAAAACCGGGTGTGGTTACATTTTATTTGTGAAGCTGCTTGGGTATTACTGAATTTCAATTTGCTGTCACTGCTATCATCTGTTGTGTGTGCTTAACTTGTTAGTCTACAGGAAAATAAATGAAGTGTTAAAAATGACAGGAAATTGAGATAAAAATATTCTTGTAAGATATGTGTATGTGCGATGAAGTTAAGAATAGTTTTATGATAAAATCTTTTCTATCTATTTAAACTCAAATAGGTTGTTAGCTTCTAAACATATTTCCTTTCTCATCGAGCAGATTAGCTGTCTTTTTGGTGCGAAGGTAACGAGCTACGTCAGGTTACAAAGACAAACAAGATGTCGATAATAAATAAAAGATGTTAGGAAACAATAGCATAGTAATAAGAACTATACACATTGTGGTCTAATGACCGGTTGCGGTTAAATACATACTTGTAGATTAATCTATTTTTATTGGTGTCCGATAAAACTTTTTTTGCGTTCATATCTTTTTAATTCAGAATAATAAAAAAACGGGCTGATTGTTTTGCACATTCAGCCCTTCTTATTTCCTTTGTAGTTGTCATAATAAAACAATGAAATAAGATGAACAAAAGTACACATTTTATCGGACAGCCACTATATGTTCAACTGTTAAACTATTTTAATCGTGATAAAATTCTCTCTCTGAGCCAAGCTCAGGGAGGTGAACACTATATAAAGAAGTTTGATGCATGGCATCATCTTGTTGTCATGCTTTATGCAGTAATGCTGCGTTTAGACTCTCTGCGTGAGATAAAAGCCTCTCTCTTTGCTAATGTTAATCGCTTTAATCATCTTGGTTTAAAGCATTTCCCTTGTCGAAGTACCTTGTCAGATGCAAATAAACGCCGAGATTCCGAGATATTCGGTTCGATCTATATGAACCTATATGAGAAATACCGCCATGAGCTTTACTCGGACAGCCGAAATTGTGGACAGCCTAAATGGCTGAAGAATCTAAAGATAATAGATTCTACGACAATAAGTCTGTTTTCTAACTTGGTCTTTAAAGGTGTAGGACGTAATCCCAAAACTGGTAAGAAGAAGGGTGGAATAAAAGTACATACAGAGATATTTGCCAATGAGAATGTTCCAAGCGATATTAAGTTCACATCTGCAGCTAGTCATGATCAGTTTGCACTTATCCCAGAACGATACGCCAATGAGGACCTGATTGCTTTTGACCGAGCCTATATAAACTATGAAAAGTTCTCTGAACTGACGCAAAGAGGCGTTATATATGTAACTAAGATGAAAAATAATCTTAGCTTTGAAAGGATTGCTGATACAGATTACCAGATGACTACAGATTATGGAGCTGTACGCGTAGAAACCATTCTCTTCCATAAGCATACAAAGGAAAAAGATATTTACCATAAAGCAAGAAAAATCACATATCAGGATAAGACCAAGAAAGGGAAAATCAGATTCATATCTCTGCTGACCAATGATTTTCAGATGTCAGCAGAAGATATTATAGCTATCTATAAGAGACGATGGCAAATAGAAACCTTATTTAAACAAATAAAACAGAATTTCCCGCTAAGATACTTCTATGGAGAGAGTGCGAACGCTATAAAAATACAAATATGGATTACACTTATAGCCAATCTGCTTATAACCCTAGTGAAGAACAAAATAAAGAGACCTTGGAGTTTCTCAGGCTTGGCAACAATGATAAGAATTCTACTTATGAGTTATGTCTCAATACAGAGTTTCTTTGAACGGCCACATAGAGACTGGGATAGATTGATTACCCAGGTAAAAGCCCCACCAGAAGAGTTGTCATTATTCTAGTGGGGGGGCTTGGAATTTGAAATAAGAACAAATCATGCCTATTTCAGCAGGATTGAGAGAGGATATTGCAGTATATAGAGGTTTTATCGGACAGCAATAATCTATTTTCTTTTAGAATGCGCATTTATGGTTGTAAGCAACTCTCTCCTACTCTATTGTTTCGTGTAAGCTGCTTGCATAGATAATCTTTACGTGTGTGGTGTGTGAATAAAGGTAAGGTTGGTATAATGGGCTAAACCAAATAAAGGCTATAGGAAATCCTATAGCCTTTTATTGATTGTATCTTTATAGAATTAATTCTTAAAGAACTCCTTGACATCCTCGTTTGGGACCATCTGCTCATCGAAGATGTAAGCACCAGTCTTAGGGCTCTTTACCATCTTGATAACCTTTGAATATGCGCGACCATCCGTAGAACCTTCGTGGAGGGTAGCGACCGCTTTCTTTGCCATAGTCTATTAATTTTAACTATTAACTATACTACTCTTTTTAGCGAGCTTACTTAATCTCCTTGTGAAGGGTAACCTTCTTCAGAACAGGATTATACTTCATGAGCTCAAGACGCTCTGGAGTATTCTTACGGTTCTTTGTAGTTACGTAACGACTTGTACCAGCTACACCGCTGTTCTTCATCTCGGTACATTCCAAGATAACTTGGACTCTGTTTCCTTTAGCTTTCTTTGCCATGATATTTAGTCTCCTATTACCTTAATGTCCTTCCAGTCAACATAACCCTTAGAAACAGCCTGCTTGAGTGCTGCATCAAGACCTACCTTGTTAATAAGACGAAGACCAGCAGCACTAATCTTCAGCTGAATCCAGCAAGCCTCCTCTACGTAGTAGAACTTCTTGCTGAAGAGGTTAACGTCAAAGCTTCTCTTTGTACGGTGCTTTGAGTGAGACACGTTACAACCTATCTGTGCCTTCTTTCCTGTGATTTGACAAATCTTAGACATTTCTATCTTTGTTTTGTGATTCGTTAATTGATACCTATTCCAAACAGGGTGCAAAATTACAAAAAAGTTTCAAATAAGCAAAACTTTTACTACAATAATTGTTGCTTTTAAGCTTTTTTGCGAGTTTATTCGGACTTAATATCTAATTCTTTTAAGAAATCAAGGAATAGACGGATTGCTTTGTTTGTTGCAATGGCAAGATTTATGTCACGTCCGAAGTCTTCGGTTAACTTAAATGTTCTTACGTCATCTTTGTTGCCATATGCCAACCAAATAGTACCCACTGGATGTTCTGCTGTACCGCCTCCAGGGCCAGCTACTCCTGTAGATGCAATGGCAAAGTCTACTCCAATAGTTTTTATAGTGCCTAATACCATCTCACGTGCAACCTCCTCTGATACTGCACTTTTCTCCTCAAGTACTTCGTGAGATACGCCAAGTAGTTTCTCCTTTACTTCATCCGTATAAGCAACTACTCCTCCTTTATAATAATTAGATGATCCTGGGATAGCCATAATTGCTTCGCTGATACGACCACCTGTGCAGCTTTCTGCTGTTCCAATTGTGTAACCTGAAGCATAAAGGATGTCACCAATCTGACGTGATATTATCTTACTTTCAAATTCCATAAACTTATTCTTATTATAGGACTTAATTTTGTTATTATTCAAAAGTTACTTTACTAAATACTGGGATATCCATCTGTGTAAAGTCTTTGTCTTGATACTTGAAGTTACCTACACTGGCAATCATTGCTGCATTGTCTGTCGTATAGCTAAACTTTGGTATGTAAATTGTCCAACCATAACGCTCTGCATGGTCATGGAACGCATTACGAAGACCATTATTAGCTGATACGCCACCCGCAACGGCTACATGCTTAATGCCTGTCTCTTTAACCGCTAAGCGTAGCTTTTTCATAAGTATGTCGACTATCGCATGCTCAAGACTGGCTGCAATGTCTTCTTTATGATGCTCGATGAAGTCTGGGTCTTCCTGTACCCACTTCCTCATATTATATAAGAATGATGTCTTAAGACCAGAGAAAGAGTAATCAAAACCTGCTACATTTGGTTCTGCAAACTTATAAGCCAAAGGATTACCTTGGCGAGCAAGTCTATCAATGATTGGACCACCAGGATAACCGAGTCCCATTACCTTAGAACACTTGTCTATTGCCTCACCAGCAGCATCGTCAATAGTCTGACCGAGTACTTCCATATCGTTATAAGCATTCACCTTAACAATCTGAGAATTACCACCAGATACTAAGAGACAAAGGAATGGGAATGGAGGCATGTGATTGTCGTCATCGCTTTCCTTGATGAAGTGAGCCATGACATGACCCTGCAAATGGTTTACCTCAATCATTGGGATATTCAATGAACGAGCAAAACCTTTGGCAAAGTTTACACCAACCAAAAGACTACCCATCAATCCAGGACCACGTGTAAATGCAATGGCTGAAAGTTGTTCTTTAGTAATACCTGCACGCTTCAACGCTTGGTCAACAACAGGAACCACGTTCTGTTGGTGAGCTCTTGAAGCAAGTTCAGGAACAACTCCTCCGTATGCTTTATGTACCTCCTGTGAGGCTGTTACATTACTGAGGATAACACCATTCCTCAATACGGCAGCACTTGTGTCATCACAACTGCTTTCTATACCTAATATATAAATATCTTCTTTTACCATTTTCTGTTAGATTCTCTCCTAAGAGAATAAAAGACATTAATGTGTCAGAATCTCTAATCCATGTTCTGTCATAACGAAAGTATGCTCCCACTGAGCTGAAGGCTTCTCATCACCTGTGATAACCTCCCAACCATACGGGTCGTCAGCATCAATAAAGACTTTCCATGTGCCCATATTAATCATTGGTTCAATGGTAAATACCATACCAGGAACCAGTAACATACCAGTACCTTTATGTCCATAGTGAACAACATCTGGCTGCTCATGAAACTCGATACCTACACCATGCCCACAGAGGTCACGTACAACACCATAGCCATTCTTCTCGGCATGCTTCTGTATAGCATGACCGATGTCACCTACAAAGGAATAAGGCTTAGCAGCTTCAGCACCAATTTCAAGGCATTCCTTCGCTACACGAACTAATCGTTCCTTCTCTGGTGTTGTCTTTCCAATGATGAACATACGACTTGCATCTGCATAATAGCCATCTACTATCGTAGTCATATCAACATTGATAATATCACCTTCTTGAAGAACATCTTCTTTCTTTGGAACACCATGACACACAACTTCATTAATACTTGTGCATACACTCTTAGGATATCCCTCATAGTTCAAGCAGGCAGGGATTGCATCGTGGTCCTTGCAATACTGCATACAGATATCATCAATCTCCTGAGTATTCATTCCTGCGTGGATAGCCTCAGCGACAGCATCCAAGCAGCCAGTATTGACTATACCACTCTTTCGGATACCTTCAATCTGCTCAGGTGTCTTAATCATATCACGTGTAGGAACGAGTTTGCCCTTCTTCTCAAGAGCCATTATCTTTAAGTCCATTTCGGTAGGCTCCTGTCCTGGAAGACAATGCCACCTTTTCTTTTTCAACTGCATATCGTCAATTTTATCTTTTTGCAAGAATAAAGCAAGCAAACACAAGAAATCATGTTTCTATTTTGTGGAGTGCTGCTTAGTTTCTGCAAAAGTACTATAATTCAAAGACAAAACAAAATAAATCAAGTCCTTTCTTACAGAAGAGTCTTATTTGATATATCGTACAACAGTCTACTGGAATGTAATCAAGTAAGGGGTACTAAATCTACATGAATCTCACCTGAGGTACTTCTACCAATGTTTGGTAATAATTCTGTTTGTTAAGTCTTTATTCTTAATCAAAAAGGTTTAGTTTGTTCTCTCTTGCCTTACTTAGAGACAAAACCTTTTGTTGTTCTTCTTTATAACCAGCTCTTAGCTTTTCGTATGTTGCGTCTAACTCTTTGCAGAAGCGTTCACGCTCTTTTTCATTAAGCAGTGCGGCTGCTATGGAAGGATTGACAGAAGCGTCTTTAACCCATACAACTGGGGCGTCGTATAATGGAGCAATCTTCAGTGCAACATGAAGTTGAGAGGTTGTTGCGCCACCAATCATAACAGGAATATTCAGTCCCGCTTCCTTAAAAGCTACAACACTATTTACCATCTCCTGAAGGCTTGGTGTAATGAGACCAGACAATCCGATCAAGTCAACATTCTCTTCCTTGGCTTTCTTAATAATCTGATCAGCTGGCACCATAACACCCAAATCAATGACTTCATAGTTGTTACAAGCCATCACAACGCCCACAATATTCTTTCCGATATCGTGCACATCGCCCTTTACAGTAGCCAATAGCACCTTTCCTGCAATAGCCTTACCATCTACCTTCTCCTTTTCAATATAAGGTTGAAGGATAGCTACAGCATCTTTCATTGTGCGGGCAGTCTTGACAACCTGTGGTAAGAACATCTTACCAGCACCGAACAAGTCGCCTACTTCGTTCATACCCTGCATCAAAGGACCTTCAATAATGTTCACAGCGTGTGGATACTTCTCCAATGCTTCATGAATATCTTCATTCAAATAGGTTGAAATACCCTTGCGCAGTGCATATTTTAATCTATCTTCCAAAATGTCATTACGCCATGCTTCCTGCGCAACTTTCTGCGTAGCACCACCATTCTTTTGTGCTTCTTTTTCCTCAAGAATCTTGTTAGCTAATTCTATCAGTAGTTCGTCGGCTCCCTCTACCCTATCCAGAACAACGTCTTCAATTATCTTCAGATGGTCTTCTGGTATATCGGCGTATGTCACTTTGGTAGCTGGATTGACAATACCAAAGTCCATACCCACCTGAATGGCATGATAAAGGAATACGGCATGCATAGCTTCACGGATATAGTTATTACCTCGGAAACTAAATGAAAGGTTACTTACACCACCACTAACGTGCGCACCCGGTAGGTTCTTCTTTATCCATTTCGTTGCACGGATGAAATCGACAGCATAGCTATTATGCTCTTTCATACCCGTACAAATAGCAAGAATATTTGGGTCGAAGATAATGTTCTGAGGTGGGAAACCCACTTTCTCGGTAAGAATCTTATAAGCTCTTTCAGCTATCTCAATACGACGCTCGTAGCTTGTTGCTTGTCCTTCTTCATCAAAGCACATCACAACAACAGCTGCACCGAAGCGCAGTACATCCTTTGCGTGGCGAATAAAGACCTCTTCACCTTCTTTCAAAGAAATAGAGTTGACAATCGCTTTACCCTGTACACATTTCAAAGCGGATACAACTACCTCCCAGTCAGATGAGTCAATCATCAATGGAACACGGGCAATCTCTGGTTCTGATGAAATCATATTGACGAAATGAGCCATCTCATCTTTTGCCTCCAACAGACCATCGTCCATATTGATATCCAGTACTAACGCTCCATCATCCACCTGTTTACGAGCAATTGTCAGCGCTTCCTCGTAGTTCTTTTCTTTGACTAAGCGAAGGAACTTACGGCTTCCGGCAACGTTACAACGCTCACCAACATTCACAAATGATATTTCTGGAGTTAATCGGAACTGCTCAAGCCCAGAGAGAATCATCTCCTTTGGCGCATCAACAGGTATATGAGGTTTCTTTCCTTCAACAACCTTTACGTAGCCGGCAATGAACTCTTCTGTTGTTCCACAACAGCCACCAATGATATTCACAAGCCCTTCATCCACGAATGAAGCCATCTGTGGCACCATGATTTCTGCTGTTTCATCATACTCCCCCATCGAGTTTGGCAGACCTGCATTTGGATGGATGCTTATATAATAAGGTGCTTTAGCAGCTAACTCCTTCAAATAAGGGCGCATCTGTTCTGCTCCGAACGAACAGTTAAGACCAACAGAAAAGATAGGATAAGACGATACTGATGCAAGGAAAGCATCGAGTGTCTGACCACTAAGCGTTCTTCCAGACAGGTCGGTAATGGTAACTGACAGCATAATAGGTAAATCGATACCCGCCTTCTTCATCTCTGACAATGATGCATCAATTGCTACTTTAGCATTAAGCGTATCAAAGATAGTCTCAATCAAAACAGCATCAATCCCCCCTTCTATCATCGCTGCAACCTGCTCGCTATAAGCATCAAAGAGTGCATCATACGTAAGGTCACGCTTAGCAGGGTCGCTTACATCAGGCGACATCGAACAAGTCTTGTTCGTAGGACCAATACTCCCTGCGACAAAACGAGGCTTGTCTGCGGTCGAATATTCATCAGCACACTTACGTGCAAGCTTCGCTCCTGCAAAGGCAATATCACGGGAGAAACTCTCCATGTGGTAATCTGCTTGTGAAATGCGCTGTGCAGAGAAGGTGTTAGTACTGATAATATCAGCTCCCACCTCTAAATAGCGACGATGAATATCCTCAATGATATCAGGGCGTGACAGATTCAACATATCATTATTACCCTGATAATTGAGCATCTGTAAAAGTTCAAGGTTACCTCGAAAGTCTTTTTCCGTCAAGTTATACCCTTGAATCATGGTGCCCATCGCACCGTCTAAAATTAGTATTCTATCTTTAATGTTATCCCTTAACTTCATTATGCTTTAATAATGTTTCTTTGCCCGATCCATTTCTCGTCGGTCTTCTTTTTCTTTTAGTGTTTGGCGTTTGTCGTATTCTTTCTTACCTCTTGCCAAGGCAATGTCGACCTTTGCTCGTCCGTTCTCATCGATAAAGATAAGTGTTGGAATAATGGTGAAGCCAGGAGTCTTTGAGTCAGCCTCAAGGTTGCGTATTTCTTTTCGGTTCAATAGGAGCTTTCGTGGACGTTTTGCCTCATGATTGGCATACGAACCATAGAAATAAGGAGATATGTTCATCCCCTGAACCCACATTTCACCTTTTGTTATATAGCAGTAAGAATCAACCAACGAAGCCTTACCAGCACGTATAGACTTTATCTCCGTGCCAGTAAGAACAATACCTGCTGTGTAAGTATCAACGAAGAAATATTCAAAAGAAGCTTTCTTGTTTCTTATCTGTATAGGTGATTTCTTTCTTTTCTCTTGTTGTTCCTTATTCATTTTCAATTGTTGCAAAATTCTCAATATGGTCATCGATATAGGCTGCAATCATTGCACACCAACGTTCTTCATTGACCACAAACTCATCATCAAACTCGTCAAATTCAGGCATCTGTTCGTATAAAGCCATGAAATCTTCGTCAGACTCAACAGCTTCGATCGCCTCGTGATACTTTTCGTAATACTTTTTTCCGTGACGAATGTGTGTGTATAACTCACGAATTCCCCAGTTGCGCATTGCTACGGCAAAAGGATTTTTGAAGATAAAAGCACCATAACCATTGTATATCAACTGGACATAACCGCCATCCATCACTTCCTGATGGAGATAACTCCATGCTAACAGTGTTATCTGATCAGCATTTAGTTGCTGCATAGCTTCCAATGTCAGCTTATTATCTATTGCATTGCCAATAGCATCAACAAAGACCTGAACAAAACTGTCCATTCCTTCTTCAACGGCTTTGCGTATATCGCTATCTTTTATTTTGACGTCAATCATTGTTATATCTTTTGTAATACAATTCTAAGGGTTATGCATGTATCAGCAGAGAGAAACAGCCTTCAAACTATTGAGTGTAACTCGCTTCCACTTTGC
The nucleotide sequence above comes from Prevotella melaninogenica ATCC 25845. Encoded proteins:
- the metH gene encoding methionine synthase produces the protein MKLRDNIKDRILILDGAMGTMIQGYNLTEKDFRGNLELLQMLNYQGNNDMLNLSRPDIIEDIHRRYLEVGADIISTNTFSAQRISQADYHMESFSRDIAFAGAKLARKCADEYSTADKPRFVAGSIGPTNKTCSMSPDVSDPAKRDLTYDALFDAYSEQVAAMIEGGIDAVLIETIFDTLNAKVAIDASLSEMKKAGIDLPIMLSVTITDLSGRTLSGQTLDAFLASVSSYPIFSVGLNCSFGAEQMRPYLKELAAKAPYYISIHPNAGLPNSMGEYDETAEIMVPQMASFVDEGLVNIIGGCCGTTEEFIAGYVKVVEGKKPHIPVDAPKEMILSGLEQFRLTPEISFVNVGERCNVAGSRKFLRLVKEKNYEEALTIARKQVDDGALVLDINMDDGLLEAKDEMAHFVNMISSEPEIARVPLMIDSSDWEVVVSALKCVQGKAIVNSISLKEGEEVFIRHAKDVLRFGAAVVVMCFDEEGQATSYERRIEIAERAYKILTEKVGFPPQNIIFDPNILAICTGMKEHNSYAVDFIRATKWIKKNLPGAHVSGGVSNLSFSFRGNNYIREAMHAVFLYHAIQVGMDFGIVNPATKVTYADIPEDHLKIIEDVVLDRVEGADELLIELANKILEEKEAQKNGGATQKVAQEAWRNDILEDRLKYALRKGISTYLNEDIHEALEKYPHAVNIIEGPLMQGMNEVGDLFGAGKMFLPQVVKTARTMKDAVAILQPYIEKEKVDGKAIAGKVLLATVKGDVHDIGKNIVGVVMACNNYEVIDLGVMVPADQIIKKAKEENVDLIGLSGLITPSLQEMVNSVVAFKEAGLNIPVMIGGATTSQLHVALKIAPLYDAPVVWVKDASVNPSIAAALLNEKERERFCKELDATYEKLRAGYKEEQQKVLSLSKARENKLNLFD
- the smpB gene encoding SsrA-binding protein SmpB → MNKEQQEKRKKSPIQIRNKKASFEYFFVDTYTAGIVLTGTEIKSIRAGKASLVDSYCYITKGEMWVQGMNISPYFYGSYANHEAKRPRKLLLNRKEIRNLEADSKTPGFTIIPTLIFIDENGRAKVDIALARGKKEYDKRQTLKEKEDRREMDRAKKHY
- the rpmB gene encoding 50S ribosomal protein L28 — translated: MSKICQITGKKAQIGCNVSHSKHRTKRSFDVNLFSKKFYYVEEACWIQLKISAAGLRLINKVGLDAALKQAVSKGYVDWKDIKVIGD
- the rpmG gene encoding 50S ribosomal protein L33, translating into MAKKAKGNRVQVILECTEMKNSGVAGTSRYVTTKNRKNTPERLELMKYNPVLKKVTLHKEIK
- a CDS encoding DMP19 family protein, with the translated sequence MIDVKIKDSDIRKAVEEGMDSFVQVFVDAIGNAIDNKLTLEAMQQLNADQITLLAWSYLHQEVMDGGYVQLIYNGYGAFIFKNPFAVAMRNWGIRELYTHIRHGKKYYEKYHEAIEAVESDEDFMALYEQMPEFDEFDDEFVVNEERWCAMIAAYIDDHIENFATIENE
- the tsaD gene encoding tRNA (adenosine(37)-N6)-threonylcarbamoyltransferase complex transferase subunit TsaD, translating into MVKEDIYILGIESSCDDTSAAVLRNGVILSNVTASQEVHKAYGGVVPELASRAHQQNVVPVVDQALKRAGITKEQLSAIAFTRGPGLMGSLLVGVNFAKGFARSLNIPMIEVNHLQGHVMAHFIKESDDDNHMPPFPFLCLLVSGGNSQIVKVNAYNDMEVLGQTIDDAAGEAIDKCSKVMGLGYPGGPIIDRLARQGNPLAYKFAEPNVAGFDYSFSGLKTSFLYNMRKWVQEDPDFIEHHKEDIAASLEHAIVDILMKKLRLAVKETGIKHVAVAGGVSANNGLRNAFHDHAERYGWTIYIPKFSYTTDNAAMIASVGNFKYQDKDFTQMDIPVFSKVTFE
- a CDS encoding IS4 family transposase, with the translated sequence MNKSTHFIGQPLYVQLLNYFNRDKILSLSQAQGGEHYIKKFDAWHHLVVMLYAVMLRLDSLREIKASLFANVNRFNHLGLKHFPCRSTLSDANKRRDSEIFGSIYMNLYEKYRHELYSDSRNCGQPKWLKNLKIIDSTTISLFSNLVFKGVGRNPKTGKKKGGIKVHTEIFANENVPSDIKFTSAASHDQFALIPERYANEDLIAFDRAYINYEKFSELTQRGVIYVTKMKNNLSFERIADTDYQMTTDYGAVRVETILFHKHTKEKDIYHKARKITYQDKTKKGKIRFISLLTNDFQMSAEDIIAIYKRRWQIETLFKQIKQNFPLRYFYGESANAIKIQIWITLIANLLITLVKNKIKRPWSFSGLATMIRILLMSYVSIQSFFERPHRDWDRLITQVKAPPEELSLF
- a CDS encoding CinA family protein, which gives rise to MEFESKIISRQIGDILYASGYTIGTAESCTGGRISEAIMAIPGSSNYYKGGVVAYTDEVKEKLLGVSHEVLEEKSAVSEEVAREMVLGTIKTIGVDFAIASTGVAGPGGGTAEHPVGTIWLAYGNKDDVRTFKLTEDFGRDINLAIATNKAIRLFLDFLKELDIKSE
- a CDS encoding DUF4295 domain-containing protein, whose protein sequence is MAKKAVATLHEGSTDGRAYSKVIKMVKSPKTGAYIFDEQMVPNEDVKEFFKN
- the map gene encoding type I methionyl aminopeptidase; protein product: MQLKKKRWHCLPGQEPTEMDLKIMALEKKGKLVPTRDMIKTPEQIEGIRKSGIVNTGCLDAVAEAIHAGMNTQEIDDICMQYCKDHDAIPACLNYEGYPKSVCTSINEVVCHGVPKKEDVLQEGDIINVDMTTIVDGYYADASRMFIIGKTTPEKERLVRVAKECLEIGAEAAKPYSFVGDIGHAIQKHAEKNGYGVVRDLCGHGVGIEFHEQPDVVHYGHKGTGMLLVPGMVFTIEPMINMGTWKVFIDADDPYGWEVITGDEKPSAQWEHTFVMTEHGLEILTH